A region of uncultured Desulfobacter sp. DNA encodes the following proteins:
- a CDS encoding DUF4198 domain-containing protein produces the protein MKKLIILLALIFSASFAHAHTIWINAFESHGHGAHNAMVCLGWGHALPMDDILNSTNGRIAVERFELLDPSLKKTELLKPEFKLAEPKLSNGNFDLFAADLATQKIAFKESSAPGVYQLGAVSRATFYTQYIDKKGKKRLKLKPMDEIKDIQKVLMAVKYQAFAKSCLTVGAWSAPNPLGHGLEIIPRTDLSNLHAGDLVEVDVLFEGKPPKGMQHITAHSGSFGQSDGFSLFSKVKKGKAQFRVQSAGQWMISTAHKDDVTQDGPLKDLYGKANVVSQAASLTFNVQ, from the coding sequence ATGAAAAAACTAATCATCCTATTGGCACTAATTTTCTCAGCTTCTTTTGCCCACGCCCATACCATCTGGATCAACGCGTTTGAATCCCACGGCCATGGGGCGCATAACGCCATGGTTTGCCTGGGCTGGGGACATGCCCTGCCCATGGACGATATTCTCAATTCAACGAATGGCCGTATCGCTGTGGAGCGGTTCGAACTTTTGGATCCGTCGCTGAAAAAGACAGAACTTCTCAAGCCGGAATTCAAGCTCGCCGAACCGAAACTGTCCAATGGAAACTTTGATCTGTTTGCCGCCGATCTGGCTACCCAGAAGATCGCGTTCAAGGAAAGCAGTGCTCCCGGTGTTTATCAGCTTGGCGCGGTATCCCGGGCCACGTTCTATACCCAGTATATTGATAAGAAAGGCAAGAAACGCCTGAAGCTTAAGCCCATGGATGAAATCAAGGATATCCAAAAAGTTCTGATGGCCGTAAAATACCAGGCTTTTGCCAAATCCTGTCTCACGGTAGGTGCATGGTCCGCACCCAACCCCCTGGGACATGGCCTGGAAATCATTCCGCGCACCGACCTGAGTAATCTGCATGCCGGCGATCTGGTGGAGGTGGATGTTTTGTTTGAAGGCAAGCCCCCGAAAGGCATGCAGCACATCACCGCCCACAGCGGCAGCTTCGGCCAAAGCGACGGGTTTTCATTATTTTCAAAGGTAAAGAAAGGCAAGGCCCAATTTCGCGTTCAAAGCGCAGGTCAATGGATGATAAGCACCGCCCACAAGGACGACGTCACGCAGGACGGTCCTCTTAAGGATCTCTATGGCAAGGCGAATGTGGTGTCCCAAGCCGCCAGTTTGACGTTTAATGTCCAATAA